From a region of the Flavobacteriales bacterium TMED191 genome:
- a CDS encoding capsular polysaccharide biosynthesis protein yields the protein MNLFLKLFNKLFFVSSRTMDIVYEFKLNKSNKYVWGMKSSGNRLRNEKRKLKTSKLFFLEDGFIHSFCIRKKRIPLSICIDKSGIYYNSKSQSQLFRFIEEKLSQKENLRSKQIIKLWKEYGISKYNYPKFVSPPENPFILLIDQTDGDLSIKYGDANKKTFQEMFMFALKKWPNHKIIIKIHPDVLTSQKRGCLDIDFCRKKNAIIIFDYGQVNKLIEKSSAICVVTSQVGFEALIYGKEVHVFGNPFYSGFGLTIDHNISRIKKRKSNISLEQLVYGSLIKYQIYLDPRNKKICEIEEIMEFVYKQRKIYNFFPKNLQCLYLTPWKSRQISRFIPNSTDRSFSFFKESKSKIKNFLVWGKFNKLEKYKIKSDTFISAEDGFIRSVGLGGELIPPMSLLFDKSGIHYDFNQPSDLEDLLQKKSVSAKELKRAKELINLIKQNNISKYNLSSHKRFYNENDSNNKQTILVLGQVETDNAMIYGVPDNILKKTNYDLVFQVKKDYPNYNVIYKPHPDIERGLRCKGRNENLINNIADKVAYGIGIQKLFEISDRVAVFTSLGGFEALIRGIPVTTYGIPFYSGWGLTEEKLFNYKWKSRRTRKLSLEEMVYIAIIEYPFYYSLKYNCHTEVENIISELDFYRKRKKTLEQVIFRYWGPLKEFFKNYVIFR from the coding sequence GATTCATTCATTCATTTTGCATAAGAAAGAAAAGAATCCCCTTGAGTATTTGTATTGACAAAAGTGGCATTTATTACAATAGCAAAAGTCAAAGTCAATTATTCAGATTTATAGAGGAAAAACTTTCTCAAAAAGAAAATTTGAGGTCTAAGCAAATAATAAAATTATGGAAAGAATATGGAATTTCAAAATATAATTATCCAAAATTTGTTTCGCCTCCTGAAAACCCCTTCATATTATTAATTGATCAAACTGATGGAGATTTATCAATAAAATATGGTGATGCAAATAAAAAAACATTTCAAGAAATGTTTATGTTTGCTTTGAAAAAATGGCCAAATCATAAAATTATTATAAAAATTCATCCTGATGTACTCACTTCTCAAAAAAGGGGTTGTTTAGATATTGATTTTTGTAGAAAAAAAAATGCGATAATTATATTTGACTATGGACAAGTTAATAAGTTAATAGAAAAATCTAGTGCTATTTGTGTAGTCACAAGTCAAGTTGGATTTGAAGCATTAATTTATGGTAAGGAAGTACATGTTTTTGGAAATCCCTTTTATTCTGGATTTGGGTTAACTATTGATCATAATATATCTCGAATTAAAAAAAGAAAATCTAATATTTCATTAGAGCAGCTAGTTTATGGAAGTCTAATTAAATATCAAATTTATTTAGATCCGAGAAATAAGAAAATTTGCGAAATTGAGGAAATAATGGAGTTCGTTTACAAGCAAAGAAAAATTTATAATTTTTTTCCAAAAAATCTACAATGCTTATATTTGACACCATGGAAATCTAGACAAATAAGTAGATTTATTCCCAACTCAACTGATCGCAGTTTCTCTTTCTTTAAGGAATCTAAAAGTAAAATAAAGAACTTTTTAGTTTGGGGTAAGTTTAATAAACTTGAGAAATATAAAATTAAAAGTGATACTTTTATTTCCGCCGAAGATGGTTTTATCAGATCTGTTGGTTTAGGAGGAGAACTAATCCCACCTATGAGTTTGCTTTTCGATAAGAGTGGGATTCATTATGACTTTAATCAACCCAGCGATTTAGAAGATCTCCTTCAAAAAAAATCGGTTAGTGCCAAGGAACTTAAAAGAGCAAAAGAATTAATTAATTTAATAAAGCAAAATAATATTAGTAAATATAATCTTTCTTCTCATAAGAGGTTCTATAATGAAAATGATTCTAATAATAAACAAACAATATTAGTATTAGGACAAGTAGAGACTGATAATGCAATGATTTATGGGGTTCCTGATAATATATTAAAAAAAACTAATTATGATCTTGTTTTTCAAGTTAAGAAAGATTACCCAAACTACAATGTAATTTACAAACCTCATCCAGATATTGAAAGAGGTTTGAGATGCAAAGGAAGAAATGAAAATCTTATTAATAATATTGCCGATAAAGTAGCTTATGGAATAGGCATTCAAAAGCTTTTTGAAATTTCTGATAGGGTAGCTGTATTTACATCTTTGGGTGGTTTTGAAGCATTAATTAGAGGCATTCCTGTTACAACATACGGCATCCCTTTTTATTCTGGTTGGGGATTAACGGAAGAAAAACTCTTTAATTATAAATGGAAATCAAGAAGAACTAGAAAGTTAAGTTTGGAGGAAATGGTTTATATAGCTATAATTGAATATCCTTTTTATTATAGCTTGAAATATAATTGTCATACTGAGGTAGAAAATATTATTTCTGAATTAGATTTTTATAGAAAAAGGAAAAAGACACTTGAACAAGTTATTTTTAGATATTGGGGCCCATTGAAAGAATTTTTTAAAAATTATGTTATTTTCAGATGA